The Halobacillus amylolyticus nucleotide sequence TTAGGTGGTGTGGCATAAAGGTCCAGTTCTCTCATTCGATTCGTCACTTTCTTTTGAGAAACCTCCACCTGATCCACTTCTCGAAGCATAAAGTGGATGCGAGGGCTGCCGTAACACCCATAATTATCATGATAATGGAAGAGGATCCGTTCATCGATATAACGGTTCCAAGCCTCTCTTTCCGTTTCTTCTCTGTCCAGACGATTCAAATAATCATAATAACCAGATTTAGACACACCAAGAACTTGGCACATCCTCGAAATGGTGTGTTCGTGTCGGTGTTCATGAATGAACTTGAACTTCACTACTTTTCCTGATTGAAGATGTGCATGGCCTTTTTTAAAATGTCGACTTCCTCCTGGAGCTCTACGTTACTTTTTTTCTCTTTTTCATACATTTCCTTGTACTCAGAGGCGGTCAACAGTTGATTCTGTGCTTCTTTTTCTTCCTTCTTTTTTTGGTCACGATACTCCGTCTTCCATCTTTTAAGGTTACCGTAGGGAATATCGAGTTTCTGACTAAGGTCCGTCATTTTGTGTCCGTCCAATTCCATTAACTTCACAACATAAAGCTTAAACTCAGGGTCATAATTTCTGTACTTTTGGGTCAATGTGAACACGTCCTTTAATGCTTTGTGATGATTAAAACATGGTTCAATACTAGTGTCCACTTTTTATACTAACTCTACATTCACCTTGAGAACGGGAACAATCCAAGACTTTTAATGCTATTTTAGTGTGACCCAAATGTGGCTGTTAGAGAGGTGTGTCCTCGTGTTAGCTAGGTTGCCGTCACCTCTATTAAACAGTTCTCTTCCGCTCCCGAATTACTTCTTTAATACAATCCGCCAATCCCCGAACATCTTCCAAAGTTCGATCAAAGCCAAACGAAATCCGGATGAATGTTTTTGCCTCCGCTTCTGAAATCCCCATCGCTAGCAAGGTTTTTGGAGGCCCCCCGCTTCTGACTTGACACGCACTTCCGGTTGAAAAAAAGTAGCCTCTACGGTTTCCTTCAAGCATCATGTGCTGGCCGTCAGTTTCGTGAATGCAGAGCCCGAGTACAGGAATGCAAGAGTCGGAGCCTGAGCCTGCCACTTTAATGAAGTCGTCCATATCTTCTAAGGCATTCAAAAATTCTCCTTTTAACGATTTGATGTACTGTTGATGTGGAGCAAGCTTCGTCAAACTTGTTTCCGCAGCTGTGGTAAAGGCAGCAATTCCTGGTGTGTTCAAGGTACCTTGACGGATACCGCTTTCGTGGGAACCGTTAGGAAAAAAGGGGGAGAAGGAAAGCGATGGACGAATATACAACGCACCGACCCCTTTTGGTCCGTAAATTTTGTGGCTTGAAATTGAGAAACTGTCAACCAAGGAAGCGATTCGACTAAGATCAATTTTTCCAAAAGATTGAACGCAATCACTATGGAGCAAAATCCCACCCGCTCTGCATAGCTCATAAATTTTTTCAATCGGTTGA carries:
- a CDS encoding IscS subfamily cysteine desulfurase, which produces MKYFDYAATCPISEKALQTYIQASKEYFGNTRSVHDIGTKADSLAEHCRDRLANHFQVDAAGITFTSGGTESNMLALYALTNAAAPGKHIVISAGEHSSIHNITTKLVEEKGFKVSEVSLTEEGIVDLEELEVLMREDTVLVSIQHVNSDIGTIQPIEKIYELCRAGGILLHSDCVQSFGKIDLSRIASLVDSFSISSHKIYGPKGVGALYIRPSLSFSPFFPNGSHESGIRQGTLNTPGIAAFTTAAETSLTKLAPHQQYIKSLKGEFLNALEDMDDFIKVAGSGSDSCIPVLGLCIHETDGQHMMLEGNRRGYFFSTGSACQVRSGGPPKTLLAMGISEAEAKTFIRISFGFDRTLEDVRGLADCIKEVIRERKRTV
- a CDS encoding transposase; translation: MTQKYRNYDPEFKLYVVKLMELDGHKMTDLSQKLDIPYGNLKRWKTEYRDQKKKEEKEAQNQLLTASEYKEMYEKEKKSNVELQEEVDILKKAMHIFNQEK